In the genome of Paenibacillus pabuli, one region contains:
- the dtd gene encoding D-aminoacyl-tRNA deacylase, protein MRVLVQRCKEAQVTVGEELTGRIESGLMLLVGITHEDTEKDAIYLADKIAGLRIFEDEQEKMNLSLVDVGGAVLSVSQFTLYGDCRKGKRPSFAAAARPEAAELLYETFNQLLRDKGIQVETGRFGAMMDVTFTNWGPVTLMLESPVRQETHA, encoded by the coding sequence ATGAGGGTGCTTGTACAACGCTGTAAAGAGGCTCAAGTGACCGTTGGAGAAGAGCTGACGGGGAGAATTGAATCCGGATTGATGCTGCTCGTGGGAATTACACATGAGGACACGGAGAAGGATGCCATCTATTTGGCAGATAAAATCGCTGGACTTCGAATCTTTGAGGATGAGCAGGAAAAGATGAATCTTAGTCTGGTCGATGTGGGCGGGGCAGTATTATCAGTCTCCCAATTTACATTGTACGGGGATTGTCGCAAAGGAAAACGGCCAAGCTTTGCAGCTGCAGCCAGACCTGAAGCGGCAGAATTGTTGTATGAAACGTTTAATCAGCTGTTACGTGATAAAGGGATTCAGGTTGAAACCGGACGTTTCGGAGCGATGATGGATGTCACTTTCACGAATTGGGGACCGGTTACTTTAATGCTCGAAAGTCCTGTTCGTCAAGAAACACACGCATAA
- a CDS encoding RelA/SpoT family protein, whose amino-acid sequence MGIEQLLEKAGAYIKEPDLVRIREAYEFADQAHHGQTRKSGEPYILHPLAVADIVVNMQMDTISIIAALLHDVVEDTTVSLEEIRNHFGNTCAMLVDGLTKLERIQFRSKEEQQNENYRKMFIAMAQDIRVIVIKLADRLHNMRTLKFQSEESQRRISYETLEIFCPIANRLGISAIKWEMEDIALRYLNPQQYYRIANLMHKKRAEREQYIDTVMDGITSKLDEMGIQADLSGRPKHIYSVFKKMTTKNKQFNEIYDLLAIRIIVDNIKDCYATLGIIHTLWKPMPGRFKDYIAMPKANMYQSLHTTVVGPNGEPTEVQIRTWDMHRTAEFGIAAHWAYKEGAANGNGNNFEDKITFFREILELQNEAQDASEFVESLKMDFFSDLVFVFTPKGEVIELPTGSVPLDFAYRIHTEVGNRTIGAKVNGRIVPLDYHLKTGDIIEILTSKHSYGPSQDWLKIAKSSHARAKIKQWFKKERREENVEKGRESCERELKRMGLDPSAWMTDDKLMEACKKYAFNDIDDMLAAVGFGGITAAQIVTKATEKLRKEQEESSLLELNSEMRELKPAPERKNRPTNGIRVKGIDNLLVRFARCCNPVPGDAIIGYVTRGRGVSVHRSDCPNIPSSTDGEEAARVIEVEWEENIEANYSVDIEITGHDRNGLLNEVLQAVSESKTNISAVTGRTDKNKLALVHVTILIRNTEHLHSVVERIKRVKDVYSVHRIMQ is encoded by the coding sequence ATGGGCATAGAGCAATTACTCGAGAAGGCCGGGGCATATATCAAAGAACCCGATCTGGTGCGCATACGAGAAGCTTACGAATTTGCTGATCAGGCCCACCATGGACAGACGCGAAAATCGGGAGAACCGTATATTCTGCATCCGCTTGCGGTTGCCGATATTGTTGTAAACATGCAGATGGACACCATCTCCATAATTGCAGCGCTTCTTCATGATGTAGTAGAAGATACTACGGTTTCACTTGAAGAAATCCGCAATCATTTCGGCAATACGTGTGCCATGCTTGTTGACGGCTTGACGAAGCTGGAACGTATTCAGTTCCGCTCCAAGGAAGAACAGCAGAACGAGAACTACCGCAAAATGTTCATCGCCATGGCGCAGGACATCCGTGTCATCGTGATCAAATTGGCTGACCGTCTGCATAATATGCGGACACTTAAGTTTCAGTCGGAAGAAAGCCAGCGTCGGATTTCATACGAAACGCTGGAGATTTTCTGTCCGATTGCGAACCGTCTGGGTATCTCTGCGATCAAATGGGAAATGGAGGACATCGCCCTCCGTTATTTGAATCCGCAGCAATACTACCGAATTGCCAACCTGATGCACAAAAAGCGTGCGGAACGTGAGCAATATATTGATACCGTTATGGACGGCATTACAAGCAAGCTGGATGAGATGGGAATTCAGGCAGATCTGTCGGGACGTCCCAAGCACATCTACAGCGTGTTCAAAAAAATGACAACGAAAAACAAACAGTTTAACGAAATTTATGATCTGCTTGCGATTCGTATTATTGTGGATAACATCAAGGATTGTTATGCTACGCTCGGCATTATACACACGTTATGGAAACCGATGCCTGGACGTTTCAAGGACTATATAGCAATGCCGAAGGCGAATATGTATCAATCGCTGCATACCACGGTCGTAGGTCCGAATGGAGAACCGACTGAAGTACAAATCCGGACATGGGATATGCACCGCACCGCTGAATTCGGTATTGCTGCCCACTGGGCCTACAAGGAAGGCGCTGCGAACGGAAACGGAAATAATTTTGAAGATAAAATTACGTTTTTTCGCGAGATTCTTGAACTTCAAAATGAAGCCCAGGATGCGTCTGAATTTGTAGAATCGCTTAAAATGGATTTTTTCTCGGATCTGGTGTTTGTATTCACGCCTAAAGGTGAAGTTATCGAATTGCCTACTGGATCTGTTCCATTGGATTTTGCATATAGAATCCATACAGAGGTGGGTAACCGGACGATTGGTGCCAAAGTTAATGGTCGTATCGTTCCGCTCGATTATCATCTCAAAACCGGCGATATTATTGAAATTTTGACGTCCAAACATTCTTACGGACCGAGTCAGGACTGGCTTAAAATTGCAAAATCCTCTCACGCACGAGCGAAGATCAAGCAGTGGTTCAAGAAGGAACGCCGCGAAGAAAACGTTGAAAAAGGCCGCGAAAGCTGTGAGCGCGAGTTGAAACGTATGGGGCTTGATCCTTCTGCGTGGATGACGGATGATAAATTGATGGAAGCATGCAAAAAATATGCGTTTAACGATATTGATGACATGCTCGCAGCGGTTGGATTCGGTGGCATTACGGCTGCACAGATCGTGACCAAAGCAACGGAGAAACTGCGCAAGGAGCAGGAAGAATCCAGCTTGCTTGAACTGAACTCCGAAATGCGTGAACTGAAGCCTGCACCTGAACGCAAAAACCGTCCGACGAATGGCATCCGTGTCAAAGGTATAGACAATTTGCTGGTTCGTTTTGCACGCTGCTGTAACCCTGTACCAGGGGATGCTATTATCGGGTATGTTACACGTGGACGCGGGGTTTCGGTACATCGCAGTGACTGTCCGAATATTCCGTCCAGTACGGATGGGGAAGAAGCAGCTCGCGTCATTGAAGTCGAGTGGGAAGAGAACATTGAAGCCAACTACAGTGTGGATATTGAGATTACGGGCCATGATCGCAATGGTCTGCTCAATGAAGTGCTTCAGGCTGTCTCCGAAAGTAAAACCAATATATCTGCCGTCACCGGACGAACAGATAAAAATAAATTAGCATTGGTGCACGTCACAATTCTGATTCGCAATACAGAGCATCTGCATTCGGTTGTGGAACGGATCAAACGAGTGAAAGATGTCTATTCTGTGCATCGAATTATGCAGTAA
- the aspS gene encoding aspartate--tRNA ligase has product MKRSHHCGALTPAHIGETVTLNGWVQTRRDLGGVLFIDLRDRSGIVQVVFNPAYSGEALQIADRVRSEYVIAVTGKVVKRDEETVNKNLPTGEIEVQITEIEVLNAAKTPPFFIEDGVEVDESLRLKYRYLDLRRPEMFETLKLRSKASKVFRDYLDGEEFVEVETPILTKSSPEGARDYLVPSRVHEGEFFALPQSPQIYKQLLMVGGLERYYQIARCFRDEDLRADRQPEFTQVDIETSFLQQDDLLPMMEELMAKLLRETKGIELELPFQRITYADAMGKYGSDKPDLRFGMELVEMNDIVANSGVKVFASVIEKGGEVKVLNAKGCGTWSRKEIDDLGPFAARYGAKGLAWIQVKDGEFKGPIVKFFTPEEIEAVKERTGAEEGDLLLFSADTKKVVADVLGALRLKIGRQLGLIDDSKFKFAWVVDFPLLGYDEDAKRYVAEHHPFTRPKDEDVHLFDTDPGAIRAQAYDLVLNGYEVGGGSMRIYKRDVQEKMFAALGLSPEVANEKFGYLLEAFEYGTPPHGGIAFGLDRLVMLLAGRTNLRETIAFPKTASATDLLMNAPSEVDNSQLEQLHIRVARKPVAEKK; this is encoded by the coding sequence ATGAAAAGAAGTCATCATTGCGGCGCATTAACACCCGCACACATCGGTGAAACCGTAACATTGAACGGCTGGGTACAGACCCGCCGTGACCTGGGGGGCGTACTGTTTATCGATCTGCGTGACCGCAGCGGAATTGTACAGGTTGTTTTCAACCCGGCATACTCTGGCGAAGCATTGCAAATCGCTGACAGAGTGCGGAGTGAGTATGTTATCGCGGTAACGGGTAAAGTCGTTAAACGTGACGAAGAGACTGTAAACAAAAACCTGCCTACAGGCGAAATTGAAGTCCAAATTACCGAGATTGAAGTGCTGAACGCGGCAAAAACACCTCCATTCTTCATCGAAGATGGTGTGGAAGTGGACGAGTCCCTTCGTTTGAAATATCGTTACCTGGACCTGCGTCGTCCGGAAATGTTTGAAACATTGAAATTGCGTTCCAAAGCATCCAAAGTGTTCCGTGATTATCTGGATGGCGAAGAATTCGTTGAAGTCGAAACACCAATCCTCACCAAGAGCTCCCCGGAAGGTGCGCGTGACTATCTCGTACCAAGCCGTGTGCATGAAGGAGAATTCTTCGCTTTGCCACAATCACCACAAATCTACAAACAATTGCTGATGGTCGGCGGACTTGAGCGTTACTATCAGATCGCTCGTTGTTTCCGTGATGAAGATTTGCGTGCAGACCGTCAACCGGAATTCACCCAAGTCGACATCGAGACTTCCTTCCTGCAACAGGATGACCTGCTGCCAATGATGGAAGAGCTGATGGCCAAATTGCTGCGTGAGACAAAAGGAATTGAGCTGGAACTGCCTTTCCAACGGATTACGTATGCAGATGCTATGGGTAAATACGGTTCAGACAAACCGGATCTGCGTTTTGGTATGGAACTGGTAGAGATGAACGATATCGTAGCAAACAGTGGTGTGAAAGTATTTGCTTCTGTCATTGAAAAAGGTGGCGAAGTAAAAGTGCTGAACGCCAAAGGCTGTGGCACATGGAGTCGTAAAGAGATCGATGACCTCGGACCATTCGCAGCGCGTTACGGTGCAAAAGGACTGGCATGGATTCAAGTGAAAGATGGCGAGTTCAAAGGGCCAATCGTGAAGTTCTTTACGCCGGAAGAGATCGAAGCTGTCAAAGAACGTACGGGTGCTGAAGAAGGCGACTTGCTGCTCTTCTCTGCTGACACCAAAAAAGTGGTTGCTGATGTACTTGGCGCACTTCGTCTGAAAATTGGCCGTCAACTGGGACTGATCGATGACAGCAAATTCAAATTTGCATGGGTTGTGGACTTCCCATTGCTCGGGTACGATGAAGATGCAAAACGTTATGTCGCAGAGCACCATCCGTTCACACGTCCAAAAGACGAAGATGTACATCTGTTTGACACCGATCCGGGTGCAATTCGTGCACAAGCCTATGACCTTGTTCTGAATGGTTATGAAGTGGGCGGCGGTTCGATGCGTATCTACAAACGTGACGTTCAGGAAAAAATGTTTGCTGCCCTGGGACTTTCCCCAGAAGTAGCCAACGAAAAATTTGGATACCTGCTTGAAGCATTCGAATACGGAACGCCACCACACGGCGGAATCGCCTTTGGTCTCGACCGTCTGGTGATGCTGTTGGCAGGCCGCACGAATCTGCGTGAAACGATTGCCTTCCCGAAAACGGCAAGTGCAACGGATCTGCTCATGAATGCACCTTCTGAAGTGGATAACTCCCAATTGGAACAACTTCACATCCGCGTAGCCCGTAAACCGGTGGCGGAAAAGAAATAA
- a CDS encoding SEC-C metal-binding domain-containing protein, with product MSKVGRNDLCPCGSGKKYKKCCLGKEPSAVESVLQLISTEQPVQESSIQPESKLTLTKLKKMVERELEWEHQAHEQLALQLIENMRNQYEREVILEALVLWNGYSRQNRPTVKKTGSFCAAIEYLLSEEYGFNVSKAELAVKYEVTAATISRKVKEMFDYIEEYGMGGETDELMILNSPGTSKDKAQALLHKAMEASSSKRRIKLAETALEMYSDSSDAYLILAEESENETEARAYLKAGIAAGKRELGELFFEKNKGDFWGLHETRPYIRICKSYAESCWFGGDANEAAQILEHILELNTEDNTGARYLLAAVYLYSNQLKQAEQLLEKYGKGDAAAAFAYDQIILEYKKNGITSQLKKLYRVARGVNKHVPDYLLGLKRLPHNLPDFVGMGDSDEAIEYVIMHSRLWANVPDLLKWMLKQ from the coding sequence TTGAGTAAGGTAGGAAGAAATGATTTATGCCCATGCGGAAGCGGAAAAAAATATAAGAAATGCTGTCTGGGCAAGGAGCCCTCTGCGGTAGAATCCGTACTGCAGCTGATATCAACGGAGCAGCCTGTTCAAGAATCCTCGATTCAGCCTGAGAGCAAACTGACCCTGACCAAGCTGAAAAAGATGGTGGAGCGCGAACTGGAATGGGAGCATCAGGCTCATGAACAGCTGGCCTTGCAGCTTATTGAGAACATGAGGAACCAATACGAGCGGGAAGTGATTTTGGAAGCTCTGGTGCTATGGAATGGCTATTCCCGTCAGAACCGCCCTACTGTGAAGAAGACAGGCTCGTTCTGTGCCGCAATCGAGTATTTACTGTCCGAGGAATATGGCTTCAATGTTTCGAAGGCTGAGCTGGCCGTAAAATATGAGGTAACAGCAGCAACGATCTCCCGAAAGGTGAAGGAGATGTTCGATTACATCGAAGAATACGGCATGGGCGGCGAAACGGACGAGCTGATGATTCTGAACAGCCCGGGCACATCGAAGGACAAAGCGCAGGCTCTGCTGCATAAGGCGATGGAAGCCAGTTCTTCCAAACGCAGAATAAAGCTGGCGGAAACGGCGCTGGAGATGTACTCTGACAGCTCTGATGCCTATCTTATTCTGGCTGAGGAATCGGAAAATGAGACTGAGGCACGAGCTTACCTCAAGGCCGGAATCGCTGCTGGCAAACGCGAACTGGGCGAACTGTTTTTTGAGAAGAACAAAGGGGACTTCTGGGGGCTTCATGAAACTCGTCCATATATCCGAATATGCAAAAGCTACGCCGAATCCTGCTGGTTTGGCGGAGATGCCAATGAAGCGGCACAAATCCTGGAGCATATTTTGGAGCTTAATACGGAAGACAATACCGGAGCGCGTTACCTGCTCGCTGCTGTGTATTTATACAGCAACCAATTGAAGCAGGCAGAGCAGCTGCTGGAGAAGTATGGAAAAGGTGACGCTGCAGCCGCCTTTGCCTATGACCAGATCATTTTGGAGTATAAGAAGAACGGAATCACCTCTCAGCTCAAAAAACTGTACCGTGTGGCCCGAGGTGTGAACAAGCATGTGCCTGATTACCTGCTGGGTTTGAAGCGGCTGCCGCATAACCTTCCTGATTTTGTCGGAATGGGCGATTCCGACGAAGCGATTGAATATGTCATTATGCACTCCCGTTTATGGGCGAATGTGCCGGATCTGCTGAAGTGGATGCTGAAACAATAG
- a CDS encoding NCS2 family permease produces MKLGWMTRRLGLEPGDQWKREIVAGAISYFAVVYIVMVNATILSDAGMPLQAAMVGTLLTSIAGCLLMAFGGKSPIIVVPGMGINAFFTYTLVHSMKLSWQEALAVVSVTGVLFAVVAFTSLYKLISEAIPKNLQHGITVGIGLFLTFIGLQKSGIVIAHQTTFVAIGHFNDPGVITACVTLVVALILFIRNVQGGLLISILAGTGLAYVLGAVKPGDPVSAIEALHQYGGLFAELSFMNLVDLSFWIAVFLLLLIVVFENIGLITAQTHLIGRPQRFKGSLRALSISTVLAGVFGSSPPVAAAETTAGIAAGGRSGLTPLVTAVLFGATFFFIPLLGYIPDSAIAPILIIIGGLMVQSVKDMDFSDFTEAFPAFLIMVMIPFTYSIVDGMAFGFIAYPLAKLAAGQGKQVPKVMYGIAILFLANFVLHGIL; encoded by the coding sequence ATGAAACTAGGATGGATGACCAGACGACTTGGCCTGGAGCCGGGAGACCAGTGGAAGCGGGAAATTGTGGCGGGAGCCATTTCCTATTTTGCGGTGGTGTATATCGTAATGGTCAATGCAACAATTCTGTCTGATGCCGGAATGCCGTTACAGGCAGCTATGGTGGGTACACTGCTGACATCCATTGCAGGGTGTTTGCTGATGGCATTTGGCGGAAAGTCGCCGATTATCGTTGTACCTGGCATGGGCATCAATGCATTTTTCACTTACACACTCGTACATTCGATGAAATTGAGCTGGCAGGAAGCCTTGGCGGTTGTATCCGTCACTGGTGTGCTTTTTGCGGTCGTAGCCTTTACATCGTTATATAAACTGATTAGTGAGGCCATTCCGAAAAACCTGCAGCATGGAATAACGGTGGGGATTGGCTTATTTCTGACGTTTATCGGTTTGCAAAAAAGTGGAATCGTCATCGCACATCAGACCACATTTGTGGCTATTGGACATTTTAATGATCCTGGAGTGATCACTGCCTGTGTTACTCTTGTAGTCGCCTTAATTCTTTTTATACGCAATGTACAGGGCGGGCTTCTGATCAGTATTTTGGCGGGAACAGGACTAGCTTATGTGCTTGGTGCTGTAAAACCGGGTGATCCTGTATCTGCCATAGAGGCATTGCATCAATACGGCGGTCTGTTTGCCGAGTTGTCATTCATGAATCTGGTGGATCTATCGTTCTGGATTGCAGTATTTCTGTTGCTGCTGATCGTTGTATTTGAAAATATTGGCCTGATTACAGCTCAAACCCATCTCATTGGTCGACCCCAGCGCTTTAAGGGGAGCTTGCGTGCATTATCCATCAGTACCGTATTGGCAGGTGTATTTGGAAGTAGTCCTCCTGTGGCTGCGGCGGAGACGACTGCAGGGATTGCTGCCGGCGGACGCTCGGGGTTGACTCCACTCGTTACAGCTGTGCTGTTCGGAGCAACGTTCTTCTTTATTCCACTGCTCGGTTATATTCCGGACAGTGCCATCGCACCGATTTTGATCATTATTGGCGGCTTGATGGTACAAAGTGTGAAGGATATGGATTTCAGTGATTTCACGGAGGCCTTTCCGGCTTTTCTGATCATGGTCATGATTCCATTTACGTATAGCATCGTGGACGGCATGGCATTTGGGTTCATTGCGTATCCGCTAGCGAAGCTGGCGGCGGGTCAGGGCAAACAGGTGCCTAAAGTTATGTACGGCATTGCCATCCTGTTTTTGGCCAATTTTGTGCTGCATGGGATATTGTAA
- a CDS encoding type 1 glutamine amidotransferase domain-containing protein, translating into MSKVAFLLANDFEDSEMQVPYDEVKKAGHDVEIIGLKAGETLKGKGGKASYTSDKSIAEVSASDYDAVVIPGGSSPENLRTDAHILKFVTEINSAKKPIAAICHGPQILASANLLKGRTITSYPPLKDDMVNAGAEFKDHEAVVDGNFITSRTPADEPAFVRELLKVI; encoded by the coding sequence ATGAGTAAAGTTGCTTTTTTATTGGCGAATGATTTTGAAGATTCGGAAATGCAGGTTCCATATGATGAGGTGAAAAAAGCCGGGCACGACGTGGAAATTATCGGCTTGAAAGCAGGAGAGACACTGAAAGGTAAAGGTGGCAAAGCCTCCTATACTTCAGATAAATCGATCGCTGAAGTCTCGGCTTCGGATTACGACGCGGTTGTCATTCCTGGTGGATCTTCTCCTGAAAATTTGCGTACGGATGCACATATCCTGAAATTCGTAACAGAGATCAACAGTGCCAAGAAACCAATCGCTGCGATCTGCCATGGTCCGCAAATTCTGGCGAGCGCGAATCTGTTAAAAGGCCGTACGATTACATCCTATCCACCGCTTAAGGATGACATGGTGAACGCGGGAGCAGAATTTAAGGATCATGAGGCGGTTGTCGATGGCAATTTTATTACATCAAGAACGCCTGCCGATGAACCGGCATTTGTTCGAGAGTTGTTAAAAGTAATCTAA
- the uraA gene encoding uracil permease codes for MQREIQVNQKMPLGSGSLLSLQHLFAMFGSTVLVPNLFGVDPSMILLMNGIGTLLYILMCKGKIPAYLGSSFAFIAPVSSVLLEHPDNGYSMALGAFIVTGVVFCIVALIVKYAGTGWINVVFPPAVMGAIVALIGLELVPVAAGMAGLINSNPAENPDWVPQAKPIILALVTLGITVIGAVTFRGFPKIIHILIGIVSGYVLGYFMGEVKTENIANADFISLPTVTTPTFDWSIVFTILPVALVVIVEHIGHLLVTSSIVGKDLSKDPGLHRSLLGNGVSTILSGFVGSTPNTTYGENIGVMALTRVYSTYVIGGAAVIAIVLSFSGTFSSLIANIPVPVMGGVSLLLFGVIAASGLRILVEQKVDFAKPTNLLLTTLVLVIGLSGTEITFYGTHLKGMALATIVGILLSLLFKLFEVLGWSNDQTEKQTLTEKTPD; via the coding sequence TTGCAACGTGAAATTCAGGTTAATCAAAAAATGCCGCTTGGCTCAGGATCGCTGCTGAGTCTCCAGCATTTGTTCGCCATGTTTGGCAGCACGGTACTTGTGCCGAACCTGTTCGGTGTCGATCCAAGTATGATCTTGCTTATGAACGGTATTGGAACATTGTTGTACATACTCATGTGTAAAGGAAAGATCCCGGCCTATCTTGGGTCAAGCTTTGCTTTTATCGCACCTGTTTCTTCTGTGTTACTCGAACATCCTGATAATGGTTACTCTATGGCACTGGGAGCATTCATCGTAACAGGAGTTGTATTCTGCATTGTTGCTCTTATTGTCAAGTATGCGGGGACAGGCTGGATTAACGTGGTATTCCCGCCAGCGGTTATGGGCGCCATTGTTGCCCTGATTGGTCTCGAACTTGTACCTGTGGCAGCCGGAATGGCTGGTCTGATCAATTCAAACCCTGCTGAGAACCCCGACTGGGTACCTCAAGCCAAACCGATTATTTTAGCCCTAGTTACTCTTGGTATCACTGTTATTGGTGCAGTAACCTTCCGTGGGTTCCCCAAGATCATTCACATTCTAATCGGGATTGTATCCGGTTACGTGCTTGGATATTTTATGGGTGAGGTAAAAACCGAGAATATAGCGAACGCGGACTTTATCTCGCTGCCTACCGTAACGACACCAACGTTTGACTGGTCTATTGTCTTTACCATTTTGCCTGTCGCCCTTGTTGTCATTGTCGAGCACATCGGACATCTGCTTGTAACGAGCAGCATTGTGGGCAAAGATCTGTCCAAGGACCCGGGTCTGCATCGCTCCCTGCTCGGAAATGGCGTTTCAACTATTCTTTCCGGTTTCGTTGGGTCCACACCGAATACAACGTATGGTGAGAATATTGGGGTTATGGCTCTGACCCGGGTTTACTCTACGTATGTTATTGGCGGCGCTGCCGTTATCGCGATCGTACTTTCGTTCTCAGGTACGTTCTCGTCACTTATAGCTAACATTCCCGTTCCGGTTATGGGTGGTGTATCCCTGCTTCTGTTCGGAGTTATTGCGGCATCCGGTTTGCGTATTTTGGTTGAGCAGAAAGTGGATTTTGCCAAACCGACCAACCTGCTGCTAACTACCCTTGTACTCGTCATCGGACTCAGTGGTACGGAGATCACGTTTTATGGTACTCATCTCAAGGGAATGGCTCTGGCAACCATTGTCGGAATTCTGCTCAGCTTGTTGTTTAAATTATTTGAAGTCTTGGGTTGGTCAAATGATCAAACGGAGAAACAGACATTAACCGAAAAAACGCCGGATTGA
- a CDS encoding tRNA threonylcarbamoyladenosine dehydratase codes for MLHQFSRTELAIGPEGLNALKNSTVAVLGIGGVGGIAVEALARSGVGRIILIDKDVVDITNINRQIHALTTTVGQKKADLMVERVKLINPECDAIALNMFYTEETYEELFKYELDYVLDASDTIIYKIHLIKECLKRKIPVISSMGAANKMDPTKFQVADISKTTMDPIARVVRTKLRKEGIKKGVKVVFSTEEPLKPRADVTQKIVPENAPEIRKAKQPPASNAFVPPVAGLIMVSVAVKELIEIAENKQQ; via the coding sequence ATGCTCCATCAATTTTCCAGAACAGAACTGGCTATTGGACCTGAAGGTCTGAACGCCTTGAAAAATAGTACAGTCGCTGTGCTTGGCATCGGCGGCGTGGGCGGTATTGCAGTGGAAGCTCTCGCCCGCAGCGGTGTTGGACGTATCATTCTGATTGATAAAGACGTAGTGGACATCACCAACATCAATCGTCAGATTCATGCTTTGACCACGACCGTGGGTCAGAAAAAAGCAGATCTGATGGTGGAACGGGTGAAGCTCATCAATCCGGAGTGCGACGCGATTGCACTGAATATGTTTTACACGGAAGAAACGTATGAGGAATTGTTCAAGTATGAGCTGGATTATGTGCTGGATGCGTCCGACACGATTATTTACAAAATTCACCTCATCAAGGAATGCCTAAAACGCAAGATTCCGGTGATCTCCAGCATGGGCGCGGCAAATAAAATGGATCCGACGAAATTCCAGGTTGCAGATATTTCGAAAACGACCATGGACCCGATTGCCCGTGTTGTCCGCACAAAACTGCGGAAAGAAGGCATCAAAAAAGGTGTGAAAGTGGTCTTCTCCACCGAAGAACCATTGAAACCTCGCGCAGACGTAACGCAGAAAATCGTTCCTGAGAATGCGCCGGAAATTCGCAAGGCCAAACAGCCACCAGCAAGTAACGCCTTTGTTCCTCCGGTAGCCGGACTGATTATGGTCAGTGTGGCTGTCAAGGAACTGATCGAAATTGCAGAGAACAAGCAGCAGTAA
- the hisS gene encoding histidine--tRNA ligase, whose product MAFQKPTGTQDLLPGVVEKWQFVEEKARDLCRRFNYREIRTPIFEQTSLFVRGVGETTDIVEKEMYTFNDKGDRSMTLRPEGTAGVVRAYVENKIYGEPDVSKLYYIGPMFRYERPQAGRQRQFHQFGVEAIGALDPAIDAEVIALGYQLCVELGLKDVKVEINSVGNPTSRAEYREKLLGFLRPMKDSLCKDCQSRMERNPLRVLDCKVDQDKFVGAPSILDSLDEESLNHFAKLKAYLDDFGVDYAVNNRLVRGLDYYTLTAFELKAQGIGAIDTVGGGGRYNGLVGDIGGPDQPGIGFGIGLERIQLILEHQNIDVSSLAPLDVYFVALGEAADREVNRQLFKLRQSGLSGERDYLGRKMKAQMKSADRFKARYTAILGDDELERGEIALKSMDTGEQQTVKLDDLVTAIRGSK is encoded by the coding sequence ATGGCTTTTCAAAAACCGACTGGAACGCAGGACTTGCTGCCTGGTGTTGTGGAAAAGTGGCAGTTCGTAGAGGAAAAAGCGCGTGATCTGTGTCGCCGTTTTAATTACCGCGAGATTCGCACACCGATCTTCGAACAGACTTCTTTATTTGTACGTGGCGTTGGTGAGACAACCGACATTGTTGAAAAAGAAATGTACACCTTCAATGATAAAGGAGACCGAAGCATGACCCTTCGTCCGGAGGGTACAGCGGGAGTTGTCCGCGCTTATGTGGAAAATAAAATCTATGGCGAACCGGATGTGAGCAAACTCTATTACATCGGTCCGATGTTCCGGTACGAACGGCCGCAAGCAGGTCGCCAGCGTCAGTTCCACCAGTTCGGTGTTGAAGCCATCGGAGCCCTTGATCCAGCGATCGATGCTGAAGTCATTGCGCTTGGGTATCAACTGTGTGTAGAACTCGGATTGAAAGATGTCAAAGTCGAGATCAACTCGGTGGGTAATCCAACCAGCCGTGCTGAATATCGAGAAAAATTGCTTGGATTCCTCAGACCGATGAAGGATAGCCTGTGCAAGGACTGTCAATCCCGGATGGAACGTAATCCGCTGCGTGTGCTCGACTGCAAAGTCGATCAGGACAAATTCGTAGGGGCACCGTCCATACTGGATAGTCTGGATGAAGAATCATTGAACCACTTCGCCAAGCTGAAAGCGTATCTGGATGATTTCGGCGTAGATTACGCTGTGAACAATCGTCTGGTACGTGGACTGGATTACTACACTTTGACTGCTTTTGAACTGAAAGCTCAAGGCATTGGCGCAATTGATACAGTCGGCGGTGGTGGTAGATATAACGGCCTTGTTGGAGATATCGGTGGACCGGATCAGCCTGGTATTGGTTTCGGTATCGGTCTGGAACGTATTCAACTGATTCTGGAACACCAGAACATTGACGTTAGTTCCCTTGCTCCACTGGATGTATATTTTGTTGCTCTTGGTGAAGCAGCCGATCGTGAAGTCAACCGTCAGCTGTTCAAGCTTCGTCAATCCGGTCTGTCTGGTGAACGCGACTATCTCGGTCGCAAGATGAAAGCCCAGATGAAATCAGCCGACAGATTCAAAGCCCGTTATACTGCCATTCTTGGTGATGACGAGCTGGAGCGCGGGGAAATTGCCCTGAAGTCCATGGATACAGGTGAACAACAAACGGTGAAGCTGGATGATCTGGTAACAGCTATACGCGGAAGTAAATAA